TTCCATAAGCTCTCTGCCTCCTAAATTCGTTTTGTGGACTTTTTCAGCAAACCCTAGGTACGAGCGAGATCGCCCAAAAAGGTCTCAGGGCAAGGGGTTCACTACCGAACCTCTTGCCCTGCTTGTTAAAGGCGGCACCCAGATTCGAACTGGGGATAAAGGATTTGCAGTCCTCTGCCTTACCACTTGGCCATGCCGCCATTGCGTGCATAATCATAGCAAATCTTCACCCGTCCGCTACCCTCGCAAGCGATCGCCAACGGGCGTGACCGAGATTACGGCTGCTATTGCCCGCGCGCAAAGGCAACCATGAGGTTGTGAAGTTAAGTTGGGGGTGTTGCCGAACGCATTGCAATACGGCACACTTCAAGACCCAGAGGCGGCTCCGACGAAAGTATGAAGAAATACTAAAACGAGTTCTGTTTTCGAATTCCTCAGGCTTCAGAAATAGAGCGGCAGGAATGCCGAGCGCATTATCAGCTCAAACTAAACATCAGCATATTTTTCGTTCTTACTGACAAATCCCGTTTCCAAATTGCTCTCGCAAGCCACCTCATCCGTTCATCGTGCGCTCGCCATTGCTTCGCACTCGCTACCACAATGCCTGCTGCCACTATCAACGTCGCACAAGTTACGGACACACATCTCTTAGCAAAAGCTGACGGCGAGCTTCTCGGTCAACCGACCGATGCATCTCTTGAGGTTGTAATTAAGCGGCTGCATGCGTTGAGACCGCGATTGGACCTACTGCTGCTCACCGGCGATCTATCTCAAGACGGCTCGATTGCGTCCTACCAGCGTCTCCAGGACGCAATCGAGCCACTCGGCTTGCCAACCTTCTGGGTGCCGGGAAATCACGACCAGCATCTCGTCATGCAGCAAGTGTTACGCCGCCCGCCCTTCTCTACCGAGAAATCATTTCAGGTCGGTGGCTGGCAGTTCGTACTGCTCAATTCGGCAGTGCCCGGTTGCGTCCACGGGTATTTTTCTGATGAAACCTTGGTTTGGCTGGACTGCCAGCTGGCTGGTGCGCGAGCACGCCCGACAATGCTTGCATTTCACCATCCACCCTTTGCCGTCCATTCGCGCTGGATCGATCAAAGCGGGTTGCACAACCCCGACGCCTTTTTTGCCGTCCTCGACCGCCATCCGCAGGTGCGCTTGTCAGTCTTCGGGCATATCCATCAAGATTACTGTCGCTGGCGGCGCGACGTGTGTTACGCGGCCAGTCCTTCAACTTCGGTTCAGTTTAAGCCACGTAGCGATCGCTTCTCGCTCGACGATATCTCACCGGGATTCCGCATGTTGACCCTGCACGCCGACGGTTCCTTTGCCACCCATGTCGAGCGCGTAACCTTCAACCTACAACAGCTCGACTTAGCAGCACACGGATATTAGCACGCCGCAACTAGTGCAAATATTGCGGCAATTGGGATCTGCTCAATCACCGCAATATTTGTAACGGAGCATTGCAGAAATCGCCACTGCAGTCTGTGGCTGTTGCAAGTCTTAACAGGAATTGGGGTTTGTGCCTCCGGTGCGGATAGACTGAGGCCATCCTGGGGGCATTCATTTTGCTCTCGATGGTGGTGCCAACCAGCACCGCAACTCGTTCGCCTGGAGACAAGGCAGACAACAATGGTCGACACGCTTAAAAAACAAGCCGAATTTACGGAAATGCGTCCGGGAGTGAAAGCACCGGCTGCCGAGACGCTCTTAACCCCGCGCTTCTATACGACAGACTTCGACGAGATGGCGCGGATGGACTTGTCACCGAATGAGGACGAGTTGCGAGCGATCTTGGCGGAGTTTCGGGCCGACTACAACAAGACGCACTTCGTTCGCGACGAGGAGTTTGCACAATCCTGGGACCACATTGACGGCGACACACGCCGCTTGTTCGTAGAGTTCCTGGAGCGCTCCTGCACCGCAGAGTTTTCCGGTTTCTTGCTCTACAAAGAACTCGGACGGCGTTTGAAGAACACAAAACCCCTGCTGGCCGAGTGTTTCACGCTGATGTCTCGCGATGAAGCTCGCCATGCCGGCTTTTTGAACAAGGCGATGTCCGACTTCAATCTGTCGTTGGACCTTGGTTTCCTCACCAAGAGCCGTAAGTACACGTTCTTCAAGCCAAAGTACATCTTCTACGCCACCTACCTGTCGGAGAAAATCGGCTACTGGCGCTACATCACGATCTATCGCCATCTAGAGGCGCATCCGGAGTGCCGCATCTATCCGATCTTCCGCTTCTTCAAGAGCTGGTGCCAGGACGAAAACCGCCATGGCGACTTCTTCGATGCGGTGATGCGAGCGCAACCGCACGTGCTGACGGGTTGGCAATCCCGGCTGTGGTGCCGCTTCTTCCTGCTGTCGGTGTTTGCGACGATGTATTGCAATGACGTTCAGCGAGCGGATTTTTACGCAGCGCTGGGATTGGACGCCCGCGAGTACGACAAGCACGTCATTCAAAAAACCAACGAGACGGCCGGGCGCGTGTTCCCGATCGTGCTAAACGTAGATTCGCCGGAGTTCTACGAGCGCCTGGAAACCTGCACCCAAACCAACGCGAAACTGGACGCGATCGTGTCGTCGTCGGTTCCAGGTTGGTTGAAATCACTTCAGAAGCTACCGCTCTATGCTTCCAACGGCTGGCAGCTAGCGAAGCTGTTCTTAATGAAGCCAATTAACGTTTCAGCGCAGCATGGTGCCGTCCGCTAGTTTGTCAGGCTAACGTCTGTAGGGCATTCGAAAGTTCACTCCAAACGATCCTCTTGCACAGCAGGGGGATCTTTTTTCTGCCTCAGCTCATCGACGATGCCAGTTGGGGAGCTGGCGCGGACATTTCAACCCAGAACTTTCCTTGGATCTAATACCAACTCTAGGAAGTGCTGCGACAAATGGCAGCTCGGGAACTTTTACTCCCGGGGCTCGATTACACAATCTGTCGTAGGCATTCTGCAAATTGGTATAAACCACCATCCTAGAAATTTTCCTGATGCTTTCTTAAGCTTGAGAACCCTGCTTTTGAGGTCGGGTGCCAACTCATATCGGTGTCGGGCCGATGGCATGGCAAAATTAGGAGCACGATCGCGCGCGGAGTCAAGACACACAAGAGCATGACAGTTCTCGTAACCGGTGGCTTAGGCTTCATAGGCGGACATCTCGTGGATTTGCTTTTGGAGCGCGGCACGTCCGTCCGGATTCTCGACCTCGCCAAACCGGACGTACCGAAACCCGGGGTCGAATACTGGCAGGGGTCGATCGTTGATGCCGAGCTCGTGCGCTCGGCCGTATGCGGCGTCGATACAGTTTTTCACCTCGCTGCCAATGCCGGTTTGTGGTCCCCGTGCAAGCAAGACTTCCTCACCATCAACCAAATGGGGACGCGCAATATTATGGACGCGGCGATCGCCTATGGTGTTGGGCGCGTCGTTCATACCTCTACCGAAGCCATCCTCAAGAGCAACCGCCAAGGTCAACGCCCGTCGCGCGGCGAAGGTACGGCAACTACAGATGAATCAATACGTTTGCGGTTTGAAGACATGCTCGGTCCATACTGCCAGGGCAAGTTCCTAGCCGAGCAAGAAGCGTTTGCAGCAGCAGAGAAAGGCTTGCCCGTCGTTGTCGTTAACCCGACCGTGCCCCTCGGCCCGGGCGATCGCCGCATCACTCCACCCACTCGCATGGTGCTGGGATTTCTGAACGGTAAGTATCCGGCGTTTCTCGAAACCACGATCAACGCGATCGACGCCCGCGACGTAGCGCTTGGACACATTCTGGCTGCTGAGAAAGGTACGCCGGGCGAGCGGTACTTACTCGGAAGCGAAAACCTCCGCATGAGCGAGCTGCTGGCCGTGCTGCACGATCTAACGGCATTGTCCATGCCCCAACGGCGCGTGCCCTACTGGTTGGCATTGGCAGTCAGTTACGTTCAGGAATTCATTGCCGATACGCTGACCAAGCGTCCACCCGCTGCCCCCCTAACCGGCGTTCGTCTGGCTGGGACGCACCTGCATTTCGACAATCGCAAAGCCCGCGTGGAGCTGGGGATGATTTGTCGTCCGGTTCGCCTAGCCCTCGCCGACGCGATCGCCGACTACCTTCAACGCGGCTTACTCGAACGCCAGCCGATACAGCAGTAACAACCACTGCCACCATTAACGGGACCGGGGAGGCACTTTTTCACTGCGCTCATCCGTTCCCCAACCGCACCCGCAGGTACTCGTCGCGATGCCCGTTCCAACTACCGATCGATCGCTATCCCAAGCTCTACAGCAGATTGCCGCTGTCTTCGATATCGATGCGCTCCTACAACAGCACCACGATCGCCAATCGAGATCGGCGCAATCGCAGACGATCGATCCGATTTCCGAGCCGATCGCCTCAGGAGCAGCTCTGAAGCAGGAAATTGTGCGGTACTACCAACAAAGCGAAATCGGCTACCGGAAATATCATTCCCAACAGGGCAGCATTCACATGGCGATCGACGATGGTACTCGCTACGAACCGTCAGGGTACTACACGCAACCGAAACAAGTTGCAGAACACGTGCGAGCTTTACAGGCGCGATCGGTGCTGGAAGTTGGTTGTGGGAAAGGTTTCAACAGTCGATTTCTAGCACAAACGTTTCCCGACGTGCAATTTCTGGGACTCGATCTCACGCCGCTGCACGTGCGGCTTGCCAGTCGAGCTGCCCGCTTGTACGAAAATTTGCAGTTTCGCTTGGGCGATTTCAACCAAACGGGACTGGCGGCTAATGGTACCGATCTCGTTTTTGGGGTCGATTGTTTGTGCCACGCAGCAAGTGTATCGGCAGTTTTGACAGAACTCTACCGCGTCCTGCGACCGGGCGGGCGCTTGACGATCTTCGATGGTTTTCGCCGACCGGGATTCGACCGACAAACCTCCGATTTGCAAACAGCATCACAGCTTGTAGAAATCGGGATGGCCGTACCGATGGGTTTCCGGACAGTAGAAGCATGGCTTGAGGCTGCCCGATCCCTGGGCTTTACAGCCGTCGAAACACGCGATCGCACCGCTGGCATTTTGCCAACGCTCGATCGCCTACAAGCGCTGGCTCTGCGATTTTTCAAGCATCCTTGGCGCGCACGGCTGCTGAAATTTTGGATGCCCCCTTACCTCATTCGTAATTCCGTGGCAGGTCTGCTTATGCCGTATACTTGCACACTCGATTCCGGCACCCACAGTTACTACCAGCTAGTTTTAGAGAAGTCCGCTGCACCGAGCGA
The sequence above is drawn from the Rubidibacter lacunae KORDI 51-2 genome and encodes:
- the cpdA gene encoding 3',5'-cyclic-AMP phosphodiesterase — translated: MPAATINVAQVTDTHLLAKADGELLGQPTDASLEVVIKRLHALRPRLDLLLLTGDLSQDGSIASYQRLQDAIEPLGLPTFWVPGNHDQHLVMQQVLRRPPFSTEKSFQVGGWQFVLLNSAVPGCVHGYFSDETLVWLDCQLAGARARPTMLAFHHPPFAVHSRWIDQSGLHNPDAFFAVLDRHPQVRLSVFGHIHQDYCRWRRDVCYAASPSTSVQFKPRSDRFSLDDISPGFRMLTLHADGSFATHVERVTFNLQQLDLAAHGY
- the acsF gene encoding magnesium-protoporphyrin IX monomethyl ester (oxidative) cyclase, translated to MVDTLKKQAEFTEMRPGVKAPAAETLLTPRFYTTDFDEMARMDLSPNEDELRAILAEFRADYNKTHFVRDEEFAQSWDHIDGDTRRLFVEFLERSCTAEFSGFLLYKELGRRLKNTKPLLAECFTLMSRDEARHAGFLNKAMSDFNLSLDLGFLTKSRKYTFFKPKYIFYATYLSEKIGYWRYITIYRHLEAHPECRIYPIFRFFKSWCQDENRHGDFFDAVMRAQPHVLTGWQSRLWCRFFLLSVFATMYCNDVQRADFYAALGLDAREYDKHVIQKTNETAGRVFPIVLNVDSPEFYERLETCTQTNAKLDAIVSSSVPGWLKSLQKLPLYASNGWQLAKLFLMKPINVSAQHGAVR
- a CDS encoding NAD-dependent epimerase/dehydratase family protein, whose amino-acid sequence is MTVLVTGGLGFIGGHLVDLLLERGTSVRILDLAKPDVPKPGVEYWQGSIVDAELVRSAVCGVDTVFHLAANAGLWSPCKQDFLTINQMGTRNIMDAAIAYGVGRVVHTSTEAILKSNRQGQRPSRGEGTATTDESIRLRFEDMLGPYCQGKFLAEQEAFAAAEKGLPVVVVNPTVPLGPGDRRITPPTRMVLGFLNGKYPAFLETTINAIDARDVALGHILAAEKGTPGERYLLGSENLRMSELLAVLHDLTALSMPQRRVPYWLALAVSYVQEFIADTLTKRPPAAPLTGVRLAGTHLHFDNRKARVELGMICRPVRLALADAIADYLQRGLLERQPIQQ
- a CDS encoding class I SAM-dependent methyltransferase, yielding MPVPTTDRSLSQALQQIAAVFDIDALLQQHHDRQSRSAQSQTIDPISEPIASGAALKQEIVRYYQQSEIGYRKYHSQQGSIHMAIDDGTRYEPSGYYTQPKQVAEHVRALQARSVLEVGCGKGFNSRFLAQTFPDVQFLGLDLTPLHVRLASRAARLYENLQFRLGDFNQTGLAANGTDLVFGVDCLCHAASVSAVLTELYRVLRPGGRLTIFDGFRRPGFDRQTSDLQTASQLVEIGMAVPMGFRTVEAWLEAARSLGFTAVETRDRTAGILPTLDRLQALALRFFKHPWRARLLKFWMPPYLIRNSVAGLLMPYTCTLDSGTHSYYQLVLEKSAAPSDR